Proteins from a genomic interval of Synechococcus sp. A15-28:
- the fabF gene encoding beta-ketoacyl-ACP synthase II — protein sequence MVDGLHRVVVTGLGAVTPIGNTVQDYWNGLTSGRNGVDAITLFDASSHACRFAAEVKDFDPAGLIEPKEAKRWDRFCKFGVVAAKQAITHAGLTISEANADRIGTIIGSGVGGLLTMETQAHVLEGKGPGRVSPFTVPMMIPNMATGLAAIALGTKGPSSAVATACAAGSNAIGDAFRLLQLGKADAMVCGGAESAITPLGVAGFASAKALSFRNDDPATASRPFDKDRDGFVIGEGAGVLVLETLEHAQARGATILGEVVGYGMTCDAHHITSPTPGGVGGAEAMRLALADGGIDASEIDYVNAHGTSTPANDKNETSAIKSALGDRALQIPVSSTKSMTGHLLGGSGGIEAVACMLALQHGVVPPTINHTNPDPDCDLDVVPNQARDQTLGTVLSNSFGFGGHNVCLAFKRAG from the coding sequence ATGGTGGACGGTCTCCATCGCGTCGTCGTCACGGGCCTCGGCGCGGTCACACCGATCGGCAACACGGTTCAGGACTACTGGAACGGCCTGACTTCCGGACGGAACGGGGTCGATGCCATCACCCTGTTCGATGCGTCCTCCCACGCCTGTCGCTTCGCAGCGGAAGTGAAGGACTTCGACCCGGCTGGCCTGATCGAACCGAAAGAAGCCAAGCGCTGGGATCGCTTTTGCAAATTTGGCGTGGTTGCCGCCAAACAGGCCATCACCCATGCAGGGCTCACCATCTCCGAAGCCAATGCCGACCGCATTGGCACGATCATTGGCTCCGGCGTCGGCGGTCTCCTCACCATGGAGACCCAGGCGCATGTGCTGGAGGGCAAAGGGCCGGGACGCGTCAGTCCGTTCACGGTGCCGATGATGATTCCCAACATGGCAACTGGATTGGCGGCAATTGCCCTCGGCACGAAGGGGCCTAGCTCCGCGGTGGCCACCGCCTGTGCTGCCGGGTCCAACGCCATCGGTGATGCCTTCCGGCTGCTGCAGCTCGGCAAGGCCGACGCGATGGTGTGCGGTGGCGCGGAATCGGCGATTACTCCCCTTGGTGTTGCCGGCTTTGCCAGTGCCAAAGCCCTGTCCTTCCGCAATGACGATCCAGCCACAGCCAGTCGCCCATTCGACAAGGACCGCGACGGTTTCGTGATCGGCGAAGGCGCCGGCGTTTTGGTGCTCGAAACCCTGGAGCACGCGCAAGCCAGAGGCGCCACGATTCTTGGTGAGGTGGTGGGCTACGGCATGACCTGCGATGCCCACCACATCACCTCACCCACACCGGGTGGCGTCGGTGGTGCCGAAGCGATGCGGCTCGCCCTGGCCGACGGCGGCATCGATGCTTCCGAGATCGATTACGTCAACGCCCACGGCACCAGCACCCCCGCCAACGACAAGAACGAGACCTCGGCCATCAAGAGCGCTCTCGGGGATCGCGCCCTGCAGATCCCGGTGAGCTCCACCAAATCGATGACCGGCCATCTGCTGGGTGGCTCCGGCGGCATCGAGGCCGTGGCCTGCATGCTGGCTCTCCAACATGGGGTCGTGCCCCCGACCATTAACCACACCAACCCGGATCCTGACTGTGATCTGGATGTCGTGCCCAATCAGGCGCGGGATCAGACACTGGGAACGGTGTTGTCCAACTCCTTCGGCTTCGGCGGCCACAACGTCTGCCTGGCTTTCAAACGCGCCGGCTGA
- a CDS encoding 2OG-Fe(II) oxygenase has translation MSSFPSLLDNVSRSQLRLEPFPHYVIENALPIDTYAKLSKSFPSSYLSSDSSHVINDRGHTRRLLARNFPLVSDVPQTWCDFADVHTHPSFFSAVTSFFLQQPIEIYYPGLLSKLQNLDISLRSGEQSIDSNSCLTDFQLVANLPHGDNHSSRSPHLDNPQQLYAILYYMRSTDDQSIGGGLKLYSASNYVKSITHGRNRSIDEQYLTPFDLLPYKSNTAILFLNTRKSYHSVQPIFSQSVIRRSVNIIGELPPGSRLFKI, from the coding sequence ATGTCTAGCTTTCCGTCTCTTCTTGATAATGTTTCGCGTTCACAGTTAAGGCTTGAACCTTTTCCCCATTATGTAATCGAAAATGCGTTGCCCATTGATACTTATGCTAAGTTATCTAAATCGTTTCCATCTTCATATTTATCATCTGATTCTTCCCATGTAATAAATGATCGTGGCCATACGAGAAGATTGTTGGCTCGGAACTTTCCTTTGGTTAGTGATGTTCCGCAAACTTGGTGTGATTTTGCCGATGTCCATACTCATCCTTCTTTTTTTAGTGCTGTTACCTCTTTCTTCCTTCAACAGCCTATTGAAATTTATTACCCTGGACTCTTATCTAAGCTTCAAAATCTTGACATATCTCTTAGATCTGGCGAACAATCAATTGACTCTAATTCCTGTTTGACTGATTTTCAGTTGGTTGCTAATTTGCCCCATGGCGACAACCATAGTAGTCGGAGTCCCCATCTTGATAATCCACAACAACTCTATGCAATTTTGTACTACATGAGATCGACTGACGATCAATCAATTGGTGGTGGTTTAAAATTATATTCCGCTTCAAATTATGTTAAATCTATCACGCATGGTCGTAATCGCAGTATCGATGAGCAATACTTGACCCCCTTTGACCTCCTTCCCTACAAATCAAATACTGCTATCCTTTTTCTCAACACCCGCAAGTCTTATCATTCTGTTCAACCCATATTTTCTCAATCTGTTATCCGTCGTAGTGTTAATATCATTGGTGAACTGCCTCCTGGCTCTCGTCTTTTTAAAATCTGA
- a CDS encoding PfkB family carbohydrate kinase: MVTVLTYGHFSSIHPGHLRYLGYAKKQGEKVIIAVAGDERDNKGNPIYPYSQEERIESLRRFTTNEELISLANKDLAAAIKDLKPDFLVLGIEHKNTNDIRIHEAIDLQVCEGRKVLYHVTDQVNDAHDLLTKTEQERKEKKLKAIKEICEKRSIQKSDINELLENWKNANILVIGDTIVDEYSVCEALGLSAEAPVVVVKEIEEKKFVGGASIVASHISALGAKCSYISVTGDDEASEWIRSELNSLNINCSLIKDKRRPTTVKKRYVVDGQKLFRVSKLDEKDVDSEVERKVIEELEEKIKTHDGIVISDFVYGVITDKVKDTIESLATKKGIPIFADLQCSSQVGSITKYRGAELICPNEREAKVALQKKDINLEQLSLEVMKVTRSKNMIMKIGAEGFIVYQNQDDGRTVKQAYPALAVTPVDVTGAGDSLLAGMAIGLSLRQPIMKVAFIGTFIACTAVETMGNVPITIKKLESKITEFFD; encoded by the coding sequence ATGGTTACAGTTTTAACATATGGACACTTCAGTTCCATACATCCTGGGCATCTTCGATATCTAGGATACGCGAAGAAACAAGGAGAAAAAGTAATAATAGCAGTAGCAGGCGATGAAAGAGACAATAAAGGTAATCCGATATATCCCTATTCTCAAGAAGAAAGAATAGAATCACTCAGAAGATTTACGACAAATGAGGAGTTAATATCACTAGCAAACAAAGATTTAGCGGCTGCAATTAAAGATCTAAAACCTGATTTCCTAGTACTAGGCATCGAACACAAAAACACTAACGATATAAGAATCCATGAGGCTATTGATCTCCAAGTCTGTGAAGGGAGAAAAGTTTTATATCATGTAACGGATCAAGTCAATGATGCTCATGATTTATTAACCAAAACAGAGCAAGAAAGAAAAGAAAAAAAATTAAAAGCAATAAAGGAGATATGTGAAAAGAGATCAATACAAAAATCGGATATCAACGAACTTTTAGAAAACTGGAAAAATGCGAATATTCTTGTTATTGGAGATACAATAGTTGATGAATATTCTGTGTGTGAAGCACTGGGACTAAGTGCGGAAGCTCCGGTAGTTGTTGTAAAAGAAATAGAAGAAAAAAAATTCGTAGGTGGGGCAAGTATTGTTGCTAGTCATATAAGTGCATTAGGTGCAAAATGCTCATACATATCTGTAACAGGGGACGATGAAGCCTCTGAATGGATAAGAAGTGAACTGAACTCGTTAAACATTAATTGTTCGCTGATTAAAGATAAGCGCAGACCAACGACAGTAAAGAAAAGATACGTTGTTGATGGTCAAAAACTATTTAGAGTAAGCAAGTTGGATGAAAAAGATGTTGATTCAGAAGTTGAGAGAAAAGTCATTGAAGAACTAGAGGAAAAAATAAAAACACATGACGGAATTGTTATCTCAGACTTTGTTTATGGAGTAATTACTGACAAAGTAAAAGATACAATAGAGAGTTTAGCAACGAAGAAAGGTATACCAATCTTTGCAGATCTACAATGTAGCTCGCAAGTTGGATCGATAACTAAATATAGGGGGGCAGAACTAATATGTCCAAATGAAAGAGAAGCCAAGGTGGCATTGCAAAAAAAAGATATTAATTTAGAGCAACTAAGCCTAGAAGTAATGAAGGTAACCAGATCAAAAAATATGATAATGAAAATAGGTGCAGAAGGTTTTATCGTTTATCAGAATCAAGATGATGGAAGGACAGTGAAGCAGGCATATCCAGCTTTGGCAGTCACACCAGTAGATGTGACTGGAGCAGGAGACTCGTTGCTCGCAGGAATGGCAATAGGCCTGTCACTGCGCCAGCCAATTATGAAAGTCGCCTTCATAGGTACATTTATTGCATGCACAGCAGTCGAAACAATGGGTAATGTACCAATTACAATTAAAAAGCTAGAATCAAAAATAACTGAGTTTTTTGACTGA
- a CDS encoding SIS domain-containing protein encodes MVLAKNYLQRLISCTPGDIEEKITKLINEIDECRKNNNVVYICGNGGSAANALHISNDLHYGACKNAKNSRGIKVEALASNTSILTCLGNDLGYEQIFSHQVERKGMKGDMLLVLSGSGNSKNIINAIEVGRKKEMKTIGIFGYDGGICKNLVDIAIHFDVNDMQISEDWQLIVGHICMQEILIRSKQG; translated from the coding sequence ATGGTGCTTGCAAAGAATTACTTACAGAGATTAATAAGTTGTACTCCTGGAGACATTGAAGAAAAGATAACTAAGTTGATAAATGAAATAGATGAATGCAGAAAAAATAATAATGTGGTGTATATTTGTGGAAACGGAGGAAGCGCGGCTAATGCGCTTCACATATCAAACGATTTACATTATGGCGCATGCAAAAATGCAAAGAACTCGAGAGGAATCAAAGTAGAAGCGTTAGCAAGTAATACATCCATATTGACATGCCTTGGTAATGATTTGGGGTACGAACAGATATTTAGCCATCAAGTAGAAAGAAAAGGCATGAAAGGTGATATGCTGTTAGTACTTTCCGGTAGCGGCAATTCAAAAAATATAATTAATGCTATAGAAGTGGGCAGGAAAAAAGAAATGAAGACTATTGGAATTTTTGGATATGATGGAGGAATATGTAAAAACTTAGTAGATATAGCGATACACTTTGATGTTAATGACATGCAAATAAGCGAAGATTGGCAATTAATAGTTGGGCATATCTGCATGCAAGAAATACTAATAAGAAGCAAGCAGGGATAA
- the acpP gene encoding acyl carrier protein, with protein sequence MSQEAILEKVRSIVAEQLSVDAGEVKPESNFQNDLGADSLDTVELVMALEEAFDIEIPDEAAEGITTVGDAVKYIEDKQA encoded by the coding sequence ATGTCCCAGGAAGCGATCCTCGAGAAAGTCCGTTCCATCGTCGCGGAGCAGCTCAGCGTCGATGCCGGCGAGGTGAAACCCGAATCCAACTTCCAGAACGACCTGGGCGCTGACTCCCTCGACACGGTGGAACTGGTGATGGCCCTGGAAGAGGCCTTCGATATCGAAATCCCCGACGAAGCCGCCGAGGGCATCACCACCGTGGGTGACGCCGTCAAATACATCGAAGACAAGCAGGCCTGA
- the tkt gene encoding transketolase yields MVAAPASLDTLCINSIRMLAVDAINKSKSGHPGLPMGCAPMGYALWDKFLKHNPKNPKWFNRDRFVLSAGHGCMLLYALLHLTGYDSVSIEDIKQFRQWGSKTPGHPETFETPGVEVTTGPLGAGISNAVGLAIAESHLAAKFNKPGATLVDHYTYVVMGDGCNQEGIASEACSLAGHLKLGKLIALYDDNHITIDGRTDVSFTEDVLKRYEAYGWHVQHVADGNTDVDAIAKAIEAAKAVTDKPSIIKVTTTIGYGSPNKGDTAGVHGAPLGEDETALTRQQLGWEYGPFEVPQEAYDQFRQAIDRGASLEAEWNQTLASYRTQFPSEAAEFERMLRGELPEGWDKDLPTAGPDEKGLATRKHSQICLGALGPNLPELIGGSADLTHSNYTDIKGETGSYQPETPEKRYLHFGVREHAMAAILNGIAYHDSGLIPYGGTFLVFADYMRGSMRLSALSELGVIYVLTHDSIGVGEDGPTHQPIETIPSLRAMPGMLVFRPGDANETSGAYKLAIQNRKRPSALCLSRQGMANQANSSIDKVAKGGYVLEDCAGTPDLILIGTGTELDLCVQAAKQLSADGKKVRVVSMPCVELFDEQSDAYKEEVLPKAVRKRMVVEAAESFGWHRFIGLDGDSVTMNRFGASAPGGTCLKEFGFTVDNVVTKAKTLLVK; encoded by the coding sequence ATGGTCGCTGCGCCCGCCTCTCTCGACACGCTCTGCATCAACAGCATCCGGATGCTGGCCGTCGATGCAATTAACAAGTCCAAGAGCGGCCACCCCGGCCTGCCGATGGGCTGCGCACCCATGGGTTACGCGCTGTGGGACAAGTTCCTGAAGCACAACCCCAAGAACCCCAAGTGGTTCAACCGCGACCGCTTCGTGCTGTCGGCCGGTCATGGCTGCATGCTGCTGTACGCGCTGCTGCACCTCACCGGCTACGACTCGGTGTCGATTGAGGACATCAAACAGTTCCGCCAGTGGGGCTCCAAAACCCCTGGCCACCCCGAGACCTTTGAAACCCCGGGCGTGGAAGTGACCACCGGCCCTCTGGGTGCCGGCATTTCCAACGCCGTGGGTCTGGCGATCGCGGAATCGCACCTCGCCGCCAAGTTCAACAAGCCCGGCGCCACCCTTGTGGATCACTACACCTATGTGGTGATGGGTGATGGCTGCAACCAGGAAGGCATCGCCTCGGAAGCCTGCTCCCTGGCCGGTCACCTGAAGCTGGGCAAGCTGATCGCTCTCTACGACGACAATCACATCACCATCGACGGCCGCACGGACGTGTCCTTCACCGAGGACGTGCTGAAGCGCTACGAGGCCTACGGCTGGCATGTGCAGCACGTGGCCGACGGCAACACCGACGTGGATGCCATCGCCAAGGCAATCGAGGCCGCCAAAGCGGTGACCGACAAGCCGTCGATCATCAAGGTGACCACCACCATCGGCTATGGCTCCCCCAATAAGGGAGACACCGCTGGCGTGCACGGCGCTCCCCTGGGTGAAGACGAGACCGCTCTGACCCGTCAGCAGCTGGGTTGGGAGTACGGCCCCTTCGAAGTGCCCCAGGAGGCCTACGACCAGTTCCGCCAGGCCATCGATCGTGGCGCCAGCCTCGAGGCGGAGTGGAACCAGACCCTGGCCAGCTACCGCACCCAGTTCCCCTCTGAGGCCGCTGAGTTCGAGCGGATGCTGCGCGGCGAACTTCCCGAGGGCTGGGACAAGGACCTGCCCACCGCTGGCCCTGACGAGAAGGGTCTCGCCACCCGAAAGCACTCCCAGATCTGCCTGGGTGCCCTCGGTCCCAACCTGCCTGAGCTGATCGGTGGCTCGGCGGACCTCACCCATTCTAACTACACTGACATCAAGGGCGAAACCGGTTCGTATCAGCCTGAAACCCCTGAGAAGCGCTACCTGCACTTCGGCGTGCGCGAGCACGCCATGGCCGCCATCCTCAACGGCATTGCGTATCACGACAGCGGCCTGATCCCCTACGGCGGCACCTTCCTGGTGTTTGCCGACTACATGCGCGGCTCCATGCGCCTGTCGGCCCTGAGTGAACTGGGTGTGATCTACGTGCTCACCCACGACTCCATCGGCGTCGGCGAAGACGGCCCCACCCACCAGCCGATCGAAACCATCCCGTCTTTGCGTGCCATGCCCGGGATGCTGGTGTTCCGCCCTGGCGATGCCAACGAAACCAGCGGTGCTTACAAGCTGGCGATCCAGAACCGCAAGCGCCCCAGTGCTCTTTGCCTAAGCCGCCAGGGCATGGCCAACCAGGCCAACTCCTCGATCGACAAGGTCGCTAAAGGCGGCTATGTGCTCGAAGACTGCGCCGGTACTCCGGATCTGATCCTGATCGGCACCGGCACCGAACTCGACCTCTGCGTGCAGGCTGCCAAACAGCTCAGCGCAGACGGCAAGAAGGTGCGCGTTGTTTCCATGCCATGTGTGGAACTGTTCGATGAGCAGAGCGACGCCTACAAGGAAGAGGTGCTTCCCAAAGCCGTGCGCAAGCGCATGGTGGTGGAAGCCGCTGAATCCTTCGGCTGGCACCGCTTCATCGGCCTCGACGGTGACAGCGTCACCATGAACCGCTTCGGCGCTTCGGCTCCAGGCGGAACCTGCCTGAAGGAATTTGGATTCACTGTAGACAATGTCGTCACGAAAGCTAAAACACTGTTGGTTAAATAA
- a CDS encoding GDP-mannose 4,6-dehydratase has translation MKTILVIGSNSFTGAHYCRECIKRGYNVIGISRSAEPPIEFLPYKWDKKDIVFEQVNLNHDEEILKNIINKYKPEYVVNFASQGMVAQSWRTPEDWYQTNVVAQVKLHDILRQTEGLEKYVHISTPEVYGSSEGKWQKENENYKPSTPYAVSRAACDLHLKSFLNAYNFPVVFTRAANVYGPGQQLYRIMPKAILCSLTGARMQLHGGGKSKRSFVYIDDTVRATRLIMERANPGSIWHISTNEIISIKELVMRIFKRTGGSFEKCVEVTDERLGKDDTYLLKTDKLRIEMEWKDECNLEAGIDKTIIWVRENLNSLIKMSWEYSHKK, from the coding sequence ATGAAAACTATTTTAGTCATTGGAAGCAATAGCTTCACGGGGGCACACTACTGCAGGGAATGCATTAAAAGAGGATATAATGTAATTGGAATAAGTAGGTCAGCAGAGCCACCCATAGAATTTTTACCCTACAAATGGGATAAAAAAGATATAGTCTTTGAACAGGTCAACCTAAATCATGATGAGGAGATTCTTAAAAATATAATTAATAAGTATAAGCCAGAGTATGTAGTAAATTTTGCTTCTCAAGGAATGGTGGCACAAAGTTGGCGAACCCCAGAAGATTGGTATCAAACAAATGTTGTAGCACAAGTTAAATTGCATGATATCTTGAGGCAAACAGAGGGTCTTGAGAAGTACGTTCATATAAGCACTCCCGAAGTATATGGCAGCAGTGAAGGAAAATGGCAAAAAGAAAACGAAAATTACAAGCCTTCTACACCCTATGCAGTAAGTAGAGCTGCGTGCGATTTACATCTAAAGAGCTTTTTAAATGCATATAACTTTCCAGTTGTTTTTACAAGAGCAGCGAATGTATATGGACCAGGCCAACAGTTATATAGGATTATGCCTAAAGCAATACTATGTTCTTTAACAGGAGCGCGTATGCAACTACACGGAGGGGGGAAATCAAAAAGATCATTTGTATATATTGACGACACAGTCAGAGCTACAAGGTTAATTATGGAAAGAGCCAATCCGGGGTCAATATGGCATATATCAACCAACGAAATTATATCCATCAAAGAGCTAGTAATGAGAATATTCAAGAGAACTGGGGGTAGTTTCGAAAAATGTGTTGAAGTGACTGACGAGAGATTAGGGAAAGACGACACATATTTGTTGAAAACAGACAAACTAAGAATTGAAATGGAATGGAAAGATGAATGCAACCTAGAAGCTGGTATAGACAAAACAATAATCTGGGTAAGAGAAAACCTAAATAGCCTGATAAAGATGAGTTGGGAGTACTCACACAAAAAATAA
- a CDS encoding methyltransferase domain-containing protein, which yields MKPIDLNSLKNYLDLGYFSSSPGTRRSIKRNIANKMRAWELSYDYYDGDRDDGYGGFTFDDRWNAYLHKLFISTNLISSANPNLSVLDVGCKKGFLLQSLRKLYPNVYSVGVENHRYPLSVADSSIKSRLLLSEYYNLPFEDHCFDLVIAFSSIYMYNLKGVINSIREIQRVSSNTSYISLAAYNHDWEKDIFMNWTLLGTTCLHISEWLDIFNDLNYTGYYVFTTPTLLGFSND from the coding sequence ATGAAACCAATTGATCTTAACTCATTGAAGAACTATCTAGACTTAGGGTATTTTTCTTCTTCACCTGGTACTAGACGCAGTATCAAAAGAAATATAGCCAACAAAATGCGAGCATGGGAGCTTTCGTATGATTACTATGATGGAGATAGAGATGACGGGTATGGTGGTTTTACCTTTGATGATAGATGGAATGCTTATCTGCATAAACTGTTTATATCTACCAATCTAATCTCATCAGCTAACCCGAATCTTTCTGTATTAGATGTTGGCTGCAAAAAGGGATTTTTATTGCAATCTTTAAGGAAATTGTACCCTAATGTCTATTCCGTTGGAGTTGAAAATCATAGATATCCATTAAGTGTTGCTGACTCTTCGATAAAGTCGAGGCTGCTTTTGTCTGAATATTATAATCTTCCATTTGAGGATCATTGCTTTGATCTCGTTATTGCATTCTCCTCCATCTACATGTATAATTTAAAAGGTGTGATTAATTCAATACGTGAGATTCAGCGCGTCTCCTCTAATACCTCTTATATCTCTTTGGCTGCTTATAATCATGACTGGGAAAAAGATATCTTCATGAATTGGACACTTCTAGGAACAACTTGCCTCCATATTTCTGAGTGGCTTGATATATTTAACGATTTAAATTACACCGGTTATTACGTCTTTACTACTCCTACACTTTTGGGTTTTTCAAATGATTGA
- a CDS encoding radical SAM protein has protein sequence MDKFRIDTHKLHYHPDRVSALIDAKDDWNKHKELKPIYAEISSSGSCNHRCTFCSVDYIGYKPIFLNRSLLKEFFDSARNIGLKSVMFAGDGEPLLNKEISDIVNDAASNGIDTSFTTNGVYLNSEFIRKAIHNVSWIKISMNAGNENSYEAIHRTRKEDFNKVWENIDNLVSHRRDNRNTNKCALGIQSLLLPDNIDTLDELCERAIDHGVDYVVLKPYVHNVYMKQEGYKNSLDYSSALYRDTVQSLSEKYKNVKDFNFVSRFNALEKLRGEVERYKTCWSTPALWFYISGDGSVYGCGAHVGNENFKLGNVKEEKIENIWKSPERQKCLEYVQTKLDLNDCRRTCRMDEPNRYLYDIIEGNVLHKNFI, from the coding sequence ATGGACAAATTTCGGATTGACACGCATAAGCTTCATTATCATCCCGATAGAGTCAGTGCGTTAATAGACGCCAAAGATGATTGGAACAAACACAAGGAGCTGAAACCAATATATGCAGAAATATCGAGTTCTGGATCATGCAATCATAGATGCACATTTTGTTCTGTTGATTATATTGGCTATAAACCAATATTTTTGAATAGGAGCCTCCTAAAAGAGTTTTTTGATTCAGCACGTAACATAGGATTAAAATCAGTAATGTTTGCTGGTGACGGAGAGCCTTTACTCAATAAGGAGATCTCAGATATAGTAAATGATGCAGCATCGAATGGAATAGATACATCCTTTACGACTAATGGAGTTTATTTAAATAGTGAATTCATTAGAAAAGCAATTCACAATGTCTCATGGATCAAAATTTCCATGAATGCAGGCAATGAAAATAGCTATGAAGCTATACATAGAACACGCAAAGAAGACTTTAACAAAGTTTGGGAAAATATTGATAATTTAGTTTCACACAGAAGGGACAACAGAAATACAAATAAATGTGCTTTAGGCATACAATCATTGCTACTGCCTGATAATATTGATACTCTTGATGAGCTCTGTGAGAGAGCTATTGATCATGGCGTCGACTATGTGGTACTAAAACCATACGTACATAATGTATATATGAAGCAAGAAGGTTATAAGAATTCGCTCGATTATTCATCAGCTCTCTATAGAGACACAGTTCAGTCTCTTAGTGAAAAATACAAAAATGTAAAAGATTTTAATTTTGTTAGTCGATTTAATGCATTAGAAAAATTGCGAGGAGAAGTAGAAAGATACAAAACTTGCTGGAGTACGCCAGCCTTATGGTTCTACATATCAGGGGATGGTTCAGTGTATGGTTGTGGTGCACACGTTGGAAATGAAAACTTTAAATTAGGAAACGTTAAAGAAGAAAAAATCGAAAACATTTGGAAGTCTCCTGAGAGACAAAAGTGCCTTGAATATGTTCAAACGAAGCTTGACCTTAATGACTGCAGAAGAACATGCAGAATGGACGAACCAAACCGATATTTGTATGATATTATAGAGGGTAACGTATTGCACAAAAACTTTATTTAA
- a CDS encoding enolase C-terminal domain-like protein, with protein MSDFESQFSGFDFSKTNNIKVHLGANAIEDESDFYLVLERYMHRADSIMIDYNCGYNLSALVDIQNVLLRYPNLSNKLLWVEEPTHPNFSKYWKDLLFFECAAGENHHGVESLFQLTNCNVKYIMPDLGRTLKVSELPSLIKRLEKSDSSISFHSFSSGFLSYITLYLTLSLDTKHQMFEYDFSDNALLDEILLDSFQIKDGYVTLNSSVLFDLNLPSTLDGWYTTSIELFEA; from the coding sequence ATGAGTGACTTTGAATCTCAATTCTCTGGGTTTGATTTTTCAAAAACGAATAATATAAAAGTTCATTTAGGAGCAAATGCAATCGAAGACGAGTCTGATTTCTATCTAGTGCTTGAGAGATATATGCATCGCGCTGATTCTATAATGATTGATTACAATTGTGGATATAACCTATCAGCGCTTGTTGACATTCAAAATGTATTGCTTCGATATCCTAATTTGTCTAATAAGTTATTATGGGTAGAAGAACCTACTCACCCCAATTTCTCTAAATATTGGAAAGACCTGTTATTTTTTGAATGTGCGGCAGGCGAGAATCATCATGGTGTTGAAAGTCTTTTTCAGTTGACTAATTGTAATGTAAAATACATCATGCCTGATCTTGGAAGAACTTTAAAAGTATCTGAGCTTCCATCTCTAATAAAGAGACTTGAAAAGTCAGATTCATCTATTTCCTTTCATAGTTTTTCAAGTGGTTTCTTGTCTTACATTACATTATATCTAACATTGTCTCTTGATACGAAGCATCAAATGTTTGAATATGACTTTTCTGATAACGCTTTGCTCGATGAGATTCTTCTTGATTCCTTCCAAATTAAAGACGGCTATGTAACACTTAATAGCTCAGTCTTATTTGATTTGAATTTACCTTCTACACTAGATGGTTGGTATACTACTAGTATCGAACTTTTTGAAGCATGA
- a CDS encoding nucleotidyltransferase family protein, with amino-acid sequence MYALLLSAGLGTRLRPITNKIPKCLVTINGKVLLDIWIKKLERVGVDNIIINTHYMHDIVESHMEKWKNRGKKIELHYEEKLLGTAGTLEAHKEVLRHDDCLVIHTDNIVEDSLTGFIRAHKERPRQCNITMMTYTTERPHECGIIKTNSKNIVVEFHEKSKDYNGYQANGAVYILAKEFWNYDTFSGKKNFDLTKDIIQYLTGQIYSYESKGYFDDIGSVERLEHACEYFRTRPDTDIMQ; translated from the coding sequence ATGTACGCACTTCTTCTATCTGCTGGACTAGGCACACGATTGAGACCAATTACAAACAAAATACCCAAATGCTTGGTTACAATTAATGGAAAGGTATTGCTAGACATTTGGATAAAAAAACTTGAAAGAGTCGGCGTAGATAATATAATAATAAATACACATTATATGCATGATATTGTCGAAAGTCATATGGAGAAGTGGAAGAATAGAGGTAAGAAAATAGAATTGCACTACGAAGAAAAGCTATTAGGAACTGCAGGAACACTAGAAGCACACAAAGAAGTCTTAAGGCATGACGATTGTCTAGTGATACACACAGACAACATTGTGGAAGATAGTTTAACAGGCTTTATAAGGGCGCATAAAGAAAGACCTAGGCAGTGCAATATCACAATGATGACCTACACAACAGAGCGTCCACATGAATGTGGAATAATAAAAACAAATTCAAAAAATATAGTTGTCGAGTTTCACGAAAAAAGTAAAGATTACAATGGATACCAAGCAAACGGAGCAGTATACATACTCGCCAAAGAATTCTGGAACTATGATACATTTTCTGGAAAGAAGAATTTTGATTTAACTAAGGATATAATTCAATATTTAACAGGCCAAATATATTCATATGAATCAAAAGGTTATTTTGATGATATCGGTTCTGTTGAAAGACTGGAACATGCATGTGAATATTTTAGGACGAGACCGGATACTGATATAATGCAGTAG